From the Primulina tabacum isolate GXHZ01 chromosome 15, ASM2559414v2, whole genome shotgun sequence genome, one window contains:
- the LOC142526490 gene encoding heat stress transcription factor A-4c-like isoform X1 produces MMDEAPSTSNSLPPFLAKTYEMVDDRSTNSLVSWSQKNNSFIVQNPTEFAGVLLPKFFKHSNFSSFIRQLNTYVIVLVVWFLAMALIDFGHAKIILSMLAYRFRLQGFRKVDPEQWEFANEDFVRGQPQLLQNIHRRKPVHSHSTPNVATLPPLTEMEKKGYEDDIERAKGDKESLQLELQRRKEEQQGLQMKMRALTERVQNMEQSHINLLSSLARTQHEPAVALDLIPQTEAHDRKRRFPGNSFFYDERSMEDNQGVSSQISSMEHIDVDSLLTLNIEVLEQLDSSLMLWEKIVLDAREGLAQMYSPLELDESTNCAPSPTISYTRLNIDVESRTSGIDMNSEPNSAVVPVDQPPIEEQAVGTSNTARAGDNDVFWEQFLTENPGSNDSSESQTRRKDEEGKRNEQKPVDRRMYLWNVRSVNNLAEQLGHLTSAEKT; encoded by the coding sequence ATGATGGATGAAGCCCCAAGCACCTCCAATTCCCTGCCTCCTTTCCTTGCAAAAACTTATGAAATGGTTGATGATCGGTCTACAAATTCTCTTGTATCGTGGAGTCAAAAAAATAATAGCTTCATTGTGCAGAATCCGACAGAATTTGCTGGAGTCCTCTTGCCTAAATTTTTTAAGCACAGCAATTTTTCCAGCTTTATTAGGCAGCTGAATACATACGTAATTGTTTTGGTCGTTTGGTTTTTAGCTATGGCTTTGATAGATTTTGGACACGCGAAAATTATTCTATCTATGTTAGCTTATAGGTTTCGCTTGCAGGGTTTCAGGAAAGTTGATCCTGAGCAGTGGGAATTTGCAAATGAGGATTTTGTCAGAGGCCAGCCACAACTTTTGCAGAATATCCATAGACGCAAACCAGTTCACAGTCATTCCACACCAAATGTGGCAACTTTACCTCCACTAACTGAAATGGAAAAGAAAGGGTACGAGGATGATATTGAGAGGGCAAAGGGCGATAAAGAATCCCTTCAGTTGGAATTGCAGAGACGCAAAGAAGAGCAACAAGGACTTCAAATGAAGATGAGGGCTTTGACAGAACGTGTGCAAAATATGGAACAAAGCCACATAAACTTGTTATCCTCACTGGCACGAACGCAACATGAACCAGCTGTTGCTCTTGATCTTATCCCGCAAACTGAAGCTCATGATAGAAAAAGAAGATTTCCTGGAAATAGCTTCTTCTACGATGAAAGGAGCATGGAAGATAATCAAGGGGTTTCTTCTCAGATTTCGTCGATGGAGCATATAGATGTTGATTCACTTTTGACCCTCAACATTGAAGTGTTGGAGCAGCTGGATTCTTCTCTTATGTTGTGGGAAAAAATAGTGCTTGATGCCCGTGAAGGTTTAGCGCAAATGTATTCGCCTTTGGAGTTGGATGAATCTACAAATTGTGCACCTAGCCCTACCATATCTTACACCCGACTAAATATTGATGTTGAGTCCAGGACTTCTGGGATTGACATGAATTCCGAGCCTAATTCTGCTGTTGTTCCTGTGGACCAACCTCCTATTGAAGAACAAGCAGTTGGGACATCTAATACCGCAAGAGCTGGGGACAATGATGTTTTCTGGGAACAATTTCTTACTGAAAATCCCGGTTCAAATGATTCATCTGAAAGTCAAACAAGGAGGAAAGATGAGGAGGGGAAGAGAAATGAACAAAAACCAGTTGATCGTCGGATGTATTTGTGGAATGTAAGGAGTGTAAATAACCTTGCGGAGCAGTTGGGACATCTTACTTCAGCCGAGAAAACTTGA
- the LOC142526490 gene encoding heat stress transcription factor A-4c-like isoform X2 has product MMDEAPSTSNSLPPFLAKTYEMVDDRSTNSLVSWSQKNNSFIVQNPTEFAGVLLPKFFKHSNFSSFIRQLNTYGFRKVDPEQWEFANEDFVRGQPQLLQNIHRRKPVHSHSTPNVATLPPLTEMEKKGYEDDIERAKGDKESLQLELQRRKEEQQGLQMKMRALTERVQNMEQSHINLLSSLARTQHEPAVALDLIPQTEAHDRKRRFPGNSFFYDERSMEDNQGVSSQISSMEHIDVDSLLTLNIEVLEQLDSSLMLWEKIVLDAREGLAQMYSPLELDESTNCAPSPTISYTRLNIDVESRTSGIDMNSEPNSAVVPVDQPPIEEQAVGTSNTARAGDNDVFWEQFLTENPGSNDSSESQTRRKDEEGKRNEQKPVDRRMYLWNVRSVNNLAEQLGHLTSAEKT; this is encoded by the exons ATGATGGATGAAGCCCCAAGCACCTCCAATTCCCTGCCTCCTTTCCTTGCAAAAACTTATGAAATGGTTGATGATCGGTCTACAAATTCTCTTGTATCGTGGAGTCAAAAAAATAATAGCTTCATTGTGCAGAATCCGACAGAATTTGCTGGAGTCCTCTTGCCTAAATTTTTTAAGCACAGCAATTTTTCCAGCTTTATTAGGCAGCTGAATACATAC GGTTTCAGGAAAGTTGATCCTGAGCAGTGGGAATTTGCAAATGAGGATTTTGTCAGAGGCCAGCCACAACTTTTGCAGAATATCCATAGACGCAAACCAGTTCACAGTCATTCCACACCAAATGTGGCAACTTTACCTCCACTAACTGAAATGGAAAAGAAAGGGTACGAGGATGATATTGAGAGGGCAAAGGGCGATAAAGAATCCCTTCAGTTGGAATTGCAGAGACGCAAAGAAGAGCAACAAGGACTTCAAATGAAGATGAGGGCTTTGACAGAACGTGTGCAAAATATGGAACAAAGCCACATAAACTTGTTATCCTCACTGGCACGAACGCAACATGAACCAGCTGTTGCTCTTGATCTTATCCCGCAAACTGAAGCTCATGATAGAAAAAGAAGATTTCCTGGAAATAGCTTCTTCTACGATGAAAGGAGCATGGAAGATAATCAAGGGGTTTCTTCTCAGATTTCGTCGATGGAGCATATAGATGTTGATTCACTTTTGACCCTCAACATTGAAGTGTTGGAGCAGCTGGATTCTTCTCTTATGTTGTGGGAAAAAATAGTGCTTGATGCCCGTGAAGGTTTAGCGCAAATGTATTCGCCTTTGGAGTTGGATGAATCTACAAATTGTGCACCTAGCCCTACCATATCTTACACCCGACTAAATATTGATGTTGAGTCCAGGACTTCTGGGATTGACATGAATTCCGAGCCTAATTCTGCTGTTGTTCCTGTGGACCAACCTCCTATTGAAGAACAAGCAGTTGGGACATCTAATACCGCAAGAGCTGGGGACAATGATGTTTTCTGGGAACAATTTCTTACTGAAAATCCCGGTTCAAATGATTCATCTGAAAGTCAAACAAGGAGGAAAGATGAGGAGGGGAAGAGAAATGAACAAAAACCAGTTGATCGTCGGATGTATTTGTGGAATGTAAGGAGTGTAAATAACCTTGCGGAGCAGTTGGGACATCTTACTTCAGCCGAGAAAACTTGA